In a single window of the Pirellulales bacterium genome:
- a CDS encoding VOC family protein — MQPRISIITLGVKNLEASLRFYRDGLGFPTTRKAEEGIVFFQTGGVCLALYPYEKLAEDVSPEFVAAAHKTSLAATPKKFPGITLAHNVREKHEVDKVLQLAQQAGAKIEKPAADTFWGGYSGYFSDPDGYLWEVAWGAFDFNADGSLFVT; from the coding sequence ATGCAGCCGCGGATTAGCATCATCACGCTGGGTGTGAAAAATTTGGAAGCGTCGCTGCGGTTTTATCGCGATGGGTTGGGCTTTCCCACCACGCGAAAGGCCGAGGAAGGGATTGTGTTTTTCCAAACCGGCGGCGTTTGCTTGGCGCTATATCCATACGAAAAATTGGCCGAGGATGTCTCGCCGGAATTTGTCGCCGCAGCGCACAAAACTTCTCTCGCTGCCACCCCCAAAAAATTCCCCGGCATCACACTGGCCCACAACGTGCGTGAGAAGCACGAAGTGGACAAAGTGCTCCAGCTCGCCCAACAGGCGGGCGCGAAAATCGAAAAACCGGCGGCTGACACTTTTTGGGGCGGCTACAGCGGATACTTTTCCGATCCTGACGGTTACCTGTGGGAAGTCGCCTGGGGCGCTTTCGACTTTAACGCCGACGGTAGTTTGTTCGTCACGTGA